The Sylvia atricapilla isolate bSylAtr1 chromosome 9, bSylAtr1.pri, whole genome shotgun sequence genomic sequence gtaaataaaatcagaaggCTTCATTTCCTGACTCTTGTTTTCTTAGGTTCCAAACTGGAACAGTGAGATTCTTGCTAAACAGAAACCACTGGTTGCCAAAACTTCAGCAAAACTTCATTTTGTAAATCGACTAAAAGGCAAAAAGTACAAAAAAGGCACCACCTCCAAAGTTTTGCAGGATGCCAGTAATTCCATTGACCATCGACTTCCAAACTCTCAGAGGGTAGGTGTGGTGAGCTGGGAGATCATGGCCTTTACTCATCTTCGTGTGATCAGAATTGTGGGAAACACCTTCCTGCAGCCATCCTGTTCAGTTTAACTTGATTTCAGCACTGTGGCTCTAAACTGATGCAGAATCTGTCATGCTACAGCTCTGTCAGGGGTGGTGCCAGCTTTAAGATTTTCCTACTACTCAAACATTTCATTCATGGTAGAGCTTTTGAAGTTAGAGCTCAGCTTGCAAACAAAGTTTATTTCTAAGTCTCTTCTAGACCCCACATTAGTTTTTCTGATTCAGGCACTGGGAGACATTTTGGACATACTTTTTagttcaaaataaaagaactgaGTCATATGGTCATAGACCTGAGGAGACAATGGCAACTGTTAATTGCTgctcttgtttctttttcctctcatgGGCATTTGAGGTTTTGTTGGACAATGGCTGAGGAGGAGTAACTCCCATTGTACCATGATCAGAGCACTGTTCCTTTCCATTTCAGAGAACGAAACATTTCTAATATACTTCACTCTCCAAAATGCTGCCCTAGCATTACCATCTCTTCCTATGATAGATCTCTGGCTAATAGAAATGGTtgactaaaaaaattaatttaatgaatttCAGATACGtaaatatcaaaaatattaCTGGACTGAAACTCTGATGCAGTTGTCCCAGCTGTAGGAACTCCAAGGTCAAGTACCCTAAATCTTCtccttttcagaaaagcagtCGTGAGACAATGGCAGACGAAGGGTTCTTTGATCTGCTGAGTCGGTTCCAGAGTAACAGGATGGACGATCAGAGGTGCTGCTTCCAGGAGAAGAACAGACTCTCAGCTGCTTCAGTGGCAACATCCTCTACTCCACCTAAAACGacaataaaatgtaattttttaaaagtaaaatccGTATTTGACTTGACCTTTGCCCAATACTGTATACTGTATTCCATACTGTATCTGCAcggcagagccagcagagcagcGGGTGTCTCCCGGGCTGACTGtaggctgtgtgtgtgtcctggcAGCCCTGTCCCCGTCGCTGGTGTCCCCACACACGGATGAGTTCCTGGACCTGCTGGCCAGCTCGCAGAGCCGCCGCCTGGACGACCAACGCGCCAGCGCCAGCGACCTGCCCGGCCTGCGGCAGCCCGTGCTGGGACACCTcatggccagcagcagctgccacctgGACGACGACTTCTTCGACATACTCATCAAATGCCAGGTCAGTCTGGGCACCTGCTGCCCCGGCTCTGCCTCCTGCGCCTGaactcctgcagggacagccactGTGTCTAGCGCGTGCTTTAGGATACCCAGCCATCGGGCAGGTAAGGAAGAACATGAGAGAACAGAAGAGTGGAGCTGGGGGTTTTTTATCATCCACTGTCTAGTAAGTGTGATTTTGGTGTTTATAGCACAGTAActcttaaaagtaaaaaatgcttataaagaagggaagaaaagcaagtgaGGCTAGTACAAGGAGTATGTAAAATGGTTGTAAGTGTTTAGACCTGGCACCTGACACACCAGCAATCCTAATTTATCAGCTGAAAGAATTCAGTATCTAGGTTTTGGTGGTAATAGTGGTCATCATTCCCATGAGGTTAAGTTTAAATGCAGGTTTATAGCAATAAACAAGTGAGGTGACTGATTTTCAATTAGAGCATGTGCCTATACCAATGAGaccaaaaaaaatgaaaaagaccTGCTGGTTTGTCTGATGGGCACAAGTATGTCAGAGGAACCATTTTACTTACACTTGGGACTCTTAATTTCATTTAGCAAGTTTTACTtgaaacaaaacttaaaaaattaaatctctctGCTAGCTTTAAATCGGACAGCAAAAGCTTTTAGTAGTTTTTTCACTTAATATTGTTCACTTACTCCACATTGTCTTGTAAATATGCAGCTTTTATTGCTTGGTCTTTCTGCAGGGTTCCAGACTGGATGATCAAAGATGTgctcccccaggagctgccaaagGCCCCACTGTACCAGATGAGGATTTCTTCAGCCTGATTTTGCGCTCACAAGCGAAGAGGATGGATGAGCAGAGAGTCCACTTACCCTCAGCTATAAAGGGATCCAATTCCAGCTGAAGACCTCAGAGGAATGTACTGTACAACAGCATCCTAGGGATCATTTGGGTTTGCTGGAAAAGcacatttgccttttttaattgTAGTTATCTCCTTTCTCCTGATTTTGCACTGCAATAGCAGCAGCATCACAATGGGGAGCAGTAGTtacagggctgcagctgctttcgGAGCAGTGTCTGAGGTACTGGTACTGTCTCCCTCTTAATTGCCTCTAGTCTATCAAGattaagatgatttttttctctgtcaatTCTCTCATTGCTCATGAGTGGATTCTACCACTGTCTCAATCTAGTGTAAGACTTaaatttttatgttctttttaaagaaaactgatttttttccctgatttgtacctcctgaaaaaaaagttctgttttcttttataccttttttaaaaaaataattttaaaaaaagaagaaatacctTCAGTATTTAGTCTCTTTGCAGAAACACAGTTTGGAAGAAGCAATCATttctataaaaaaattaaaccctaGTTTTAATTCcgtttaataaaaaataattttttcaaacaTGATGGTTTTTTGGTTATATTTAGTTAACTGTTTCCTACGTTAattcaaaacagtttttcacTCAGCAGTTTTCTAGGAGTACTTAATTTCAAGAAACAGCTGCCCATGCTGCTCTACAGCTTGTGTGCTATGTGCCCATGCACCAGGAATCACAGGGCTGGAGGGCACTGGGCACCAActcccagtgtcacacacaggaACTGCACAGGTGCTGCTTCTGTACCTACCTACCTTACTGCTGTTCTCTCTTCTACACTTGAGAATGAGAGCAGAATTAGCAAGTACCTGACAAGTAAAGATTAGACAGAACTTACAGCAGAGCCTGGGTCTTCCTCAGTCTCTTTCCTGGGAATCATGTAAAacactctttttcttctcttcacaTGGTTCCATGGCAGAACTTTTCCCTTCTAGGTTTTTATCAGGGTCACAGTTTTCTCCAGTCTCTCCTGCTTTGCCTGTCTCCTGTTTTTGCTGCTCAAGTGCAGCTTCTTCATTAAGGTTTTCAGCTTTGAGAGTTTCAAGTCTTTGAACTTCAGATTCAGTGTGCAACCTgctctgcaaaaaaaattaataataatcaTTATTAAGCAATCAAAAGTGATAGCATCTGTTGTTTCAAGTGCATCCCAGCTCAAGGGACAGGGCTCTCCCAAAGCATGaaaaaggtggggttttttctctcacGAAACAGAACATGTAAAGAAGCCCAATATGGAGCATAAATCTTGCTTTGAATTTTCTGTAGTTTGCAGGGAAGTCAGcactgcttttttcctcaacaTTTCTTCTGTGGGTTATCATGATTGCCCAGGCTGACATATACATACTGATCTCTCAAAACCGAAGTTGTTTTTACTACAAAGGGTTTTAATTCAGCAGTCTCCTGCCACAGTTAGCCAGAAGAAACACATCCAAGAGCCCTCTCTCAAACTGTTCCATAGGGGAAGGTGTACTTCCTTCACTGCTCCCTCCCGCAGCTCTGGCTAAGCATGCTGTGTCAGTGTGCCCAGTTTAGcggcagctcccagagcagcaggagccgcCCGGGGCCGTGCTCCGTGGGACTGGTACCTGTGCATCGGGCTCCCGGCCGGCGTGCGCCGTGCCCGAGCTCCTgctgccgccgcccgccctCACCGCGGGGAGGGGCCGGCTGGGGGCGTCCCCTCTGTCCTGGTGGCCTCTGGGGACACTCAGAGCCTTCTGCACAGGATACTCATCCTCCGTCCTCCCGTCGGAGATCTGCTCCTGCTCACTGGCAGCCAGAGGAAGACTCTTCTGAGAAGATGTTAAGTATCTTAATGCAGACACTGATGATCCTGCGCCATAGAAAAAAGCCTGGGGGAGacgaaaaaaacccaaactgagcAAAACACCAAATATCTGCAGCCTATGGTTCTCCCACAGATTTCTTATCATGTGTCTGAAAGACCCTGAAGGAAAAGCTCAGGTGAAGAGAAAACTCCAGCTCAAGCTTTCTGCAGTCTGACCAAGCTGCATGCAGTTCACTGTTGGTGCTACACTGAAGATGTTTAAGGTTGGTGCTACACTGAAGATGTTTAAGGCTCTAACTCAATGTTTTTGTTCTAAATGCCAACTACATGCAACGTGATGTAATGACCCAAAACACCATGAGTAAGTTTACTGTACCTTACATCAAGATGTGGGGTGCAGTAAACTGTCAGAGAGTCTAAGATTCTAAGCAGTTTAATGCTACTCTATCCCACTTGGGGAGTGGGAGAGGAATATAGTGTGAATACAAAACTTGGCTCTTTTAATTCCTAGACCAACTGTAGTATGAAGCCTTTGTCAAGAAAAAATTCCCTTGcagaagtaatttctttctgctaAGCAATCTGTTCAGTTGTACAAAGGAGAAATAGGTAATATAATAGataacatttaaatataaatacatttaatattaaaaaataaaactgagctTTTAAATGTAAGATGAACGATACAAACCAGGACAGCCAGAGCCATCATAATGAGCACTGGAACCTGCAGAATTAATGGTATCTCCTTCATAAGTGCCTTGATGAATTCACCAATACCTTGTCCTACGTGCTTCAAAGGCTCAGTTACAAAGTTGGTGAAAGTTATTGCCAAGGcctagaaaaataaacaaaaccactgTTGTCACACAGCCAACAACCATGAACAGTCCCTTTGGGCTTGGCACATACCTTTGTTGGTGGAACCAGCAAAATAGGATTTACAAGCAGAGTTTCATAATACTTCTGACAAGGATCATCCTGAAGTGTCCATGTACTTCTAAGCCATTCTGAAGTCAAAGCAGAGACATATTTTTActgcttaaaaatacattttgtgcATAGCAGCAATACAGAAGGGAGCATTTCAGCTACAGATGGAAAAGAACTCTTCTAGATACAGCTCAAAAgtgagatttatttttacacaTCTGAGATTTGCTTGGCAGTACAGTTTATCCAGTCTAGGGGATGCAGAAAGGGGAGGGAAggctggaaagaaagagaagaaccTGAAGTTTCTCCATGTATGATCAAGGAAACTCTTTAGGGGAGATCAGTTCCCAGAAGCCTCAGGGAAAAagtctcatctgtggaaacaatgaACTTGCACAATGTGTCCACAGCTACTACTGCCACAGCATCATTCTGTGTTACTGCTCatctgccaggctgcagggagattGAAATCATCTGCTTGGCTTGCTAGATTCAAGGGTCTGGTTTAGTTACAAGCAGGAAAGGTTATTTCTCAAAGCAACTTTTACATTATAAACAAGTGATTCACGGCATCAGTGTTTCTGTAGTTCAGTTTTACTGCAGTCAGAACATAAATCATTGACATGTATCAAAAACAGAACAGAGCCAAGAAATTACACAGGGAAGACTAAGAACAAAGCACTCTTTAAGAACTGCCACCCTTCATCTACCTGCTATAGCACTGGACAGAAATAACAGCTAATAAAAACATCAGCTTTCTCTGTAAAATAGTAACACCTGAATAAACAATTCCAGGTCCAATTCCTGAAATCCACTGTACTCACAGAcctgactaaaaaaaaaaaaaaaatccttgtccTGAACTCTGCCTGCCTGTCTTTAGTAAATGGCACTGAAAGGCATTGGGGACTGTGGCTGGGGAAACACAGAGaagttacaagaaaaagaagtaacaCCGTGACATACTCCAAGTACAGTGCTGTGATCAGCTCTCCTCCCAAGGCCTAGGAAACAAAGTCTTACGGGATGGACAAACGGTAAAACCACATAATCCCGCACTGAAGACAATTCCCTGCACTACTGATGCAGAAATGGGAGCATGCTGGGATGCTATGAAGGGTGTTTTGTCTACTGCAAGGCCCCGGGACGAGCTCTCACCGAAGAGAGTTCCCCGCCAGTCGAGCTTCTCCACGCAGACGCTGTCGAACTGCCCCATCTTGGCGATCTCGGCCTGGTGCTGGGCGAAGGCCaactgcagggacagcacccaggggaacaggggctcagctgctgcagccacactgctgctcctcgCCCCCCGTCTGCCCCCAGCAGCCTTGCCACAGCTCTCCACACACATCACAGTTTCCCCAGCGTCCCCTCGCAATGACGATTCCCCGTGTCATATGTATTCGGAAGAGTTTACTACCGAAACAATTTAATGGAGTTGGATTGTAAGAAATTCCTAGGAATGGACAAAACCCCTGAGATAACGGCTGCCTCCAAGTTATTCTCCAAAAGGAGTCTGAATTGCCAAAGGACCAGACTCCAATATTTAAAGATACAAGTTCAAGGCAAAAGGAAACTGATGACATCTTTCCTTAAAATGTTTCTGGAATAAAGACACAGCTGTCATGCAATTACTAGTTAAAACatcctcttttattttcaaataattccCATAAGAAATACCTGTATATATTATCGTTTTACCTTACAGTTTGCAACTGataatcaaaacagaaaaaattcagtCAAATCATCTGTTGCAAAACTGACATTCTCCATTTCCTCAACCCAAGTATGGTATTCCACCCCCATGCCAGAGCCCTCCCACTCTCcacactgctgtccctggcTCTGACAAGCTGCAGTTCAATCCTGATTGACAAGATGTGAGGGAAGATTTTGTGGCTGGGTGTTGATCTGGTAGTTTAAATTCTTCCTCAACAACACTGATCCTATTGCACCATCAGCCACTTCATCACCATTAATGGGGCATTTACCTGGTCTGTCACATCAAACACCAGGGGATCTTAAGGAAAAAACTCAGAATGTATTTTTGTGTAACTTTTCTACCAACTGCTTTAGTCAGAGGTCACATCTGCCTCACCCATTAGTGAAATCACAATTGCAGTGCTCTCTGAATTATGTGCATCTCTACAGCAGGACAAAGTTGTCAGggtttcttttgctgtttaCACCTAACACACCCATCaacatgcaaaagaaaatgtttatctcTTTATTTTGCAGTTAATTAAAAGCTATATGTAAACTAACCAAAGGAACTAAACAACCTTAACTCCCCCATAACTGTAAAGGTCTAAGCCAAAAAGCCATTAAGATTACAGAACTTACCTTATACAAGTAAAGCCAATTCCATgcaaaactgatgaaaaaatttattaataaaatacgTTTTAGCTGAACAAACCAAAGAATACGTGTCCAGAGTTCTGTAGCTATTACAATTACAATGCACAGTAAGCACAAGAgtagctgaaaaagaaaagaggaaaaaatgatgaACCCACATTTGGAACTTTCCAAGCTTACTGACAGTACACATGAAGAAACTCCCAATTTTTGTTTGTACTAATGTCATTTACACGGAATAGCTGAGAAGTCTTCCTTGCTTCCTGCAtctgagcagcacaaggcagaaCAGTTTCATGGCAGTACTAATATTCATTCCTGCCTTACACTGCAGTTGCTCATTAGTTCCTTGCCATATTTAGTTATTTCTTCCTTAGGAGGTTTGTTATGTTAGTGGCTACACTTCTAAATTATCAAATTGGTGTCAGTCAGTGCCTGAGCAGTTTGTGCCTGCTGTGAACCACAGAACAACTGCTGCCAACTGCTGCACTTTGGTAAAGAGACAAAGCTACAGTTTGGGTACCAGCAGCAAGACTTCAGAGAAGCTCTTCACAATGTCTTTCCCCCTGAGGCCCCCTATCAGAGGTTACTGACAGCCTGCTTTTGTCATCCGGCTTCCAGGGACCCCTCAGATCTAGACAGGCTACTTGCAAGATCATGTCAGCAATAAACATTGGAATAGTCTGAATTGTAAAGATTTGTGCAGAAAAGCATCAGTTTATTAGAGATCCTCCACTTAGCACTTTATAAATCCCACAGTCATGCTCTCCTCTCCAACACTACACGATTTTCCccacaaaatttgcaaaagCCTCTGACCTATAGGAGTTCAAATATATACTTGTCTCAGTATAAATATATTCCAACTCCTGAAGAAGCCAACAGCTTCAACAACTACATAAACAAGAGACAAACCTGGAAGATCTATAATGCACGAGATGTCTAGTGGTAAGAAAGTGCTAGAGCACAATGAGTCTGGCAGCACAGATataaaagataagaaaaaagaacacaCCATAAAAAAAGCCCCAATCCAAAGCTACAATGAGAACAGATGACCACAGGAATAAAAACCTTGAATTCCTTCTTAAAGCAAATACATCCTTTggcaaccacaaaaaaaaagtgactcaTTGAAAGTATGACGGAAAGAATTGCTTTATCTGTGGAGTTAAGATAGTAACATTAATTGACT encodes the following:
- the CLCC1 gene encoding chloride channel CLIC-like protein 1 isoform X1 — translated: MLSPLVLCAVMLIGSCKVQEDEWIDPTDMLNYDAASGTMRRPYKPSYQDSEEQAVDTLSTEIPHCSRVIDTLQHKIAECEKRIAKSHESRSFYIFKRYLNKILNEAGKLGLPEENVGHVHYDAEVILTRQTYLEMLRFVNEEAWQPGALDEALSDVLVNFKRHDDQAWRWRFEDAFGIDLYNLFLLLLCLLCIVIVIATELWTRILWFVQLKRILLINFFISFAWNWLYLYKLAFAQHQAEIAKMGQFDSVCVEKLDWRGTLFEWLRSTWTLQDDPCQKYYETLLVNPILLVPPTKALAITFTNFVTEPLKHVGQGIGEFIKALMKEIPLILQVPVLIMMALAVLAFFYGAGSSVSALRYLTSSQKSLPLAASEQEQISDGRTEDEYPVQKALSVPRGHQDRGDAPSRPLPAVRAGGGSRSSGTAHAGREPDAQSRLHTESEVQRLETLKAENLNEEAALEQQKQETGKAGETGENCDPDKNLEGKSSAMEPCEEKKKSVLHDSQERD
- the CLCC1 gene encoding chloride channel CLIC-like protein 1 isoform X2, with protein sequence MLSPLVLCAVMLIGSCKVQEDEWIDPTDMLNYDAASGTMRRPYKPSYQDSEEQAVDTLSTEIPHCSRVIDTLQHKIAECEKRIAKSHESRSFYIFKRYLNKILNEAGKLGLPEENVGHVHYDAEVILTRQTYLEMLRFVNEEAWQPGALDEALSDVLVNFKRHDDQAWRWRFEDAFGIDLYNLFLLLLCLLCIVIVIATELWTRILWFVQLKRILLINFFISFAWNWLYLYKLAFAQHQAEIAKMGQFDSVCVEKLDWRGTLFEWLRSTWTLQDDPCQKYYETLLVNPILLVPPTKALAITFTNFVTEPLKHVGQGIGEFIKALMKEIPLILQVPVLIMMALAVLAFFYGAGSSVSALRYLTSSQKSLPLAASEQEQISDGRTEDEYPVQKALSVPRGHQDRGDAPSRPLPAVRAGGGSRSSGTAHAGREPDAQVAH